A genomic stretch from Cellulomonas sp. KRMCY2 includes:
- a CDS encoding Gfo/Idh/MocA family protein: protein MAEPVRLGIAGLGFGAEFIPIYRDHPDAQMSAICRRSEESLDRIGDAFGIERRFTSFDDMIADPELDAVHINTPIPNHAAQSIAALRAGKHVACTVPMATTLDECRAIVDAARESGKNYMMMETTVFSREFLHVKELVRNGTVGRLQFLRGAHQQEMAGWPGYWEGLPPMHYATHAISPLLALAGGALAEYVVCLGSGRISPELTAKYGSPFAVESALVKVRDSDLSAEITRSLFETARQYVESFSVYGDRSSFEWEQVQGSGPVLFAGEDAERIEIPDYAHLLPTPIQRYTTKGVYDEEHAHLSFQQGSGHGGSHPHLAHEFVRSIVEERAPLVDAVTAANWTSVGICAHESAMAGGTRVDLPVLDEGGAAR, encoded by the coding sequence GTGGCTGAGCCGGTGCGGTTGGGAATCGCAGGACTGGGGTTCGGGGCCGAGTTCATCCCGATCTACCGTGACCATCCCGATGCGCAGATGTCGGCCATCTGCCGGCGCAGCGAGGAGTCGCTCGACCGCATCGGGGACGCCTTCGGCATCGAGCGCCGGTTCACGAGCTTCGACGACATGATCGCCGACCCCGAGCTCGACGCGGTGCACATCAACACGCCCATCCCGAACCACGCGGCGCAGTCGATCGCGGCGCTGCGGGCCGGCAAGCACGTCGCCTGCACCGTCCCGATGGCCACGACGCTCGACGAGTGCCGCGCGATCGTCGACGCCGCCCGGGAGTCGGGCAAGAACTACATGATGATGGAGACGACCGTCTTCTCCCGCGAGTTCCTGCACGTCAAGGAGCTGGTGCGCAACGGGACGGTCGGCCGGCTCCAGTTCCTGCGGGGGGCGCACCAGCAGGAGATGGCGGGCTGGCCCGGCTACTGGGAGGGCCTGCCCCCGATGCACTACGCGACCCATGCGATCAGCCCGCTGCTGGCTCTTGCCGGCGGCGCGCTGGCCGAGTACGTCGTGTGCCTGGGGTCCGGACGGATCTCGCCGGAGCTGACCGCGAAGTACGGCTCACCGTTCGCGGTCGAGAGTGCGCTGGTCAAGGTGCGGGACTCGGACCTGAGCGCGGAGATCACGCGGTCGCTGTTCGAGACGGCGCGGCAGTACGTGGAGAGCTTCTCGGTCTACGGCGACCGGTCCTCGTTCGAGTGGGAGCAGGTGCAGGGCAGTGGCCCGGTGCTCTTCGCCGGTGAGGACGCCGAACGCATCGAGATCCCCGACTACGCCCACCTGCTGCCCACACCGATCCAGCGGTACACGACCAAGGGTGTCTACGACGAGGAGCACGCCCACCTGTCGTTCCAGCAGGGCAGCGGGCACGGCGGGTCGCACCCCCACCTCGCGCACGAGTTCGTCCGCAGCATCGTCGAGGAGCGAGCGCCGCTGGTCGACGCGGTCACCGCGGCGAACTGGACGTCCGTCGGCATCTGCGCGCACGAGTCGGCGATGGCCGGCGGGACCCGCGTCGACCTCCCTGTCCTGGACGAGGGCGGAGCCGCCCGATGA
- a CDS encoding LacI family DNA-binding transcriptional regulator produces MSVVEGVPSRPRTPTLRDVATLAGVSVATASKALNGRANVHPETRRRVIEAADRVSFTPNSLAQAILAGQTGTIGLLTNDLVGRFSLPILMGAEDAFGAGKMSVLLCDAREDAIREQHHLRALLGRRVDGLIVVGTNTDPRTTLGRLPIPVVYAYAPSTDPHDASVIPDNVNAGALAVEHLVATGRRRIAHISGEVQYSAAQDRAKGALAALTAAGLDLAGATVRFGSWTEAWGRAATHTLLDQSPDVDAILCGSDQIARGVLDVLRDRGIDVPAQVAVMGFDNWHIMTSGARPPLTSIDMNFEMLGRRAAQLLVDAISGTTTTGVETMPCRLVVRGSTALGA; encoded by the coding sequence GTGAGCGTCGTCGAGGGCGTGCCGAGCCGACCGCGGACACCGACCCTGCGTGATGTCGCGACGCTGGCCGGGGTCTCGGTCGCCACGGCCTCCAAGGCGCTGAACGGGCGGGCCAACGTGCACCCCGAGACCCGGCGCCGGGTGATCGAGGCCGCCGATCGGGTCTCGTTCACACCCAACTCCCTGGCCCAGGCGATCCTCGCCGGGCAGACCGGGACGATCGGGCTGCTGACCAACGACCTGGTCGGCCGGTTCAGCCTGCCGATCCTGATGGGCGCCGAGGACGCGTTCGGCGCCGGGAAGATGTCGGTCCTGCTGTGCGACGCACGCGAGGACGCGATCCGTGAGCAGCACCACCTGCGCGCCCTGCTCGGCCGGCGCGTCGACGGCCTGATCGTGGTCGGCACCAACACCGATCCCCGGACCACGCTGGGCCGGCTGCCGATCCCGGTCGTCTACGCCTACGCCCCCTCGACCGACCCCCACGACGCCTCGGTGATCCCCGACAACGTCAACGCCGGAGCCCTGGCCGTCGAGCACCTGGTGGCCACCGGCCGCCGCCGGATCGCCCACATCTCCGGTGAGGTGCAGTACTCCGCCGCCCAGGACCGCGCCAAGGGCGCCCTGGCCGCCCTGACCGCCGCCGGTCTGGACCTGGCCGGGGCGACGGTCCGGTTCGGCAGCTGGACCGAGGCCTGGGGCCGCGCCGCGACCCACACCCTGCTCGACCAGAGCCCGGACGTCGACGCGATCCTGTGCGGCAGCGACCAGATCGCCCGCGGCGTCCTGGACGTCCTGCGCGACCGCGGCATCGACGTCCCGGCCCAGGTCGCGGTCATGGGCTTCGACAACTGGCACATCATGACCTCCGGCGCCCGCCCACCCCTGACCAGCATCGACATGAACTTCGAGATGCTCGGCCGCCGCGCCGCCCAGCTCCTCGTCGACGCGATCAGCGGCACCACCACGACCGGCGTGGAGACCATGCCCTGCCGCCTCGTGGTCCGCGGCTCCACCGCCCTCGGCGCCTGA
- a CDS encoding carbohydrate ABC transporter permease, whose protein sequence is MAEPAVRHLPRGNRSALSRRPLTGMLFVAPTALIVLVLFLVPLGILLYMSFTDYPLLGAPTLNGIDNYTAIPDDDLFLGAIKFTLVYTAVTTVVIFLVSFVLVAISNSTRRFSKVYRTAYFLPYVVGTAAASLMWFINYDTVLGVYNDLLLRVGLIDEPFAFLASETPAFWSVIALVVWKFVGFQVLVLLVGLQSVPRELYEAARVDGANRLQQLRFITLPYLTPTIALLFILSVTGSLLAFDQFLILTKGGPDNSTISLVYAIYNTAFQTFDLGRAAALSIILLLALIILNGVQLRLLRRRDA, encoded by the coding sequence GTGGCAGAGCCGGCTGTCCGGCACCTGCCACGGGGGAACAGGTCGGCGCTCTCGCGCCGGCCCCTGACCGGAATGCTGTTCGTCGCGCCGACAGCGCTCATCGTGCTGGTGCTGTTCCTGGTGCCGCTCGGGATCCTGCTGTACATGTCCTTCACGGACTACCCGTTGCTGGGCGCGCCCACGCTCAACGGGATCGACAACTACACGGCCATCCCCGACGACGACCTCTTCCTGGGCGCCATCAAGTTCACGCTCGTCTACACCGCCGTGACCACCGTCGTGATCTTCCTCGTCTCGTTCGTCCTGGTCGCCATCTCGAACAGCACACGCAGGTTCTCGAAGGTGTACCGGACGGCGTACTTCCTGCCGTACGTGGTGGGTACGGCCGCTGCGAGCCTGATGTGGTTCATCAACTACGACACGGTCCTGGGCGTCTACAACGACCTGCTGCTTCGGGTGGGGCTCATCGACGAGCCGTTCGCCTTCCTCGCTTCGGAGACCCCGGCGTTCTGGTCGGTGATCGCCCTGGTCGTCTGGAAGTTCGTCGGCTTCCAGGTCCTGGTCCTGCTGGTCGGGCTCCAGTCGGTCCCGCGGGAGCTGTACGAGGCGGCGCGCGTCGACGGCGCGAACCGCCTCCAGCAGCTGCGCTTCATCACGCTCCCGTACCTGACGCCGACGATCGCCCTGCTGTTCATCCTCTCGGTCACGGGCTCCTTGCTCGCGTTCGACCAGTTCCTGATCCTGACCAAGGGTGGGCCGGACAACAGCACGATCAGCCTGGTCTACGCCATCTACAACACGGCGTTCCAGACCTTCGACCTCGGACGCGCGGCAGCGCTGTCGATCATCCTGCTGCTGGCCCTGATCATCCTCAACGGTGTGCAGCTGAGGCTGCTGCGCCGCCGCGACGCCTGA
- a CDS encoding carbohydrate ABC transporter permease, with product MSTRTTARSAAASVSFHLVSSILAIAFLFPLLWAIINSLKTPEEANQAPPTLFPTSLSLGNFQNLMDYGSGLPVYFWNSILISFLTVVGTVVVSVLGGYGFARFDFWGKKHLFVAVVAILMVPYATILLPLYILLGKLGLQNSLIGLSLVLVMFQLPFSILMMRNSFESVPRELEEAALVDGCSNVGALRHISLRMVSPGIVTVALFAFLASWNEFLAPLIFLNDASKFTLPIMLVNVRSGSYGAIDYGALQAGVVIAMVPALVLYLVLQRYYVNGLLNGALKS from the coding sequence ATGTCGACTCGCACCACGGCACGCTCCGCCGCCGCAAGCGTCTCCTTCCACCTCGTCAGCAGCATCCTGGCGATCGCCTTCCTCTTCCCGCTCCTGTGGGCGATCATCAACTCGCTCAAGACCCCGGAGGAGGCCAACCAGGCGCCGCCGACGCTCTTCCCGACGTCGCTGTCGCTCGGCAACTTCCAGAACCTGATGGACTACGGCTCCGGCCTGCCCGTCTACTTCTGGAACAGCATCCTGATCTCGTTCCTGACGGTCGTCGGCACCGTCGTCGTCTCGGTCCTGGGTGGCTACGGCTTCGCCCGGTTCGACTTCTGGGGCAAGAAGCACCTGTTCGTCGCGGTCGTCGCGATCCTCATGGTTCCGTACGCGACGATCCTGCTGCCGCTGTACATCCTGCTGGGCAAGCTCGGTCTGCAGAACTCGCTGATCGGCCTGAGCCTGGTGCTCGTCATGTTCCAGCTGCCCTTCAGCATCCTCATGATGCGCAACTCGTTCGAGTCGGTCCCGCGGGAGCTCGAAGAGGCGGCACTGGTCGACGGGTGCAGCAACGTCGGCGCCCTGCGGCACATCTCGCTGCGCATGGTGTCGCCCGGCATCGTCACCGTTGCCCTCTTCGCGTTCCTGGCGTCCTGGAACGAGTTCCTCGCACCGCTGATCTTCCTCAACGACGCGAGCAAGTTCACCCTGCCGATCATGCTCGTCAACGTCCGGTCGGGGTCCTACGGCGCCATCGACTACGGCGCCCTGCAGGCCGGCGTCGTGATCGCGATGGTCCCCGCCCTCGTCCTGTACCTCGTGCTGCAGCGGTACTACGTCAACGGGTTGCTCAACGGCGCACTCAAGTCCTGA
- a CDS encoding aldo/keto reductase, whose protein sequence is MQYTKLGRTGLDVSRIALGCMSYGEPTRGGHAWTLDEESSRPFIRQALDAGITFFDTANVYSDGTSEEIVGRALAEMGRRDELVIATKVHGRMRPGPNGAGLSRKAIMTEIDQSLRRLGTDYVDLYQIHRWDPTTPVEETMEALHDVVRSGKARYIGASSMHAWQFAKAQYTADLHGWTRFATMQPHYNLLYREEEREMLPFCLDQGVGVIPWSPLARGRLARPWDVTTARSETDEFGKHLYLDEDETIVQAVAEVAAARDVPQAQVALAWMLAQPAVTAPIVGATKPHHLADAVAALDLTLTGAELESLGRPYTVRPIAGFS, encoded by the coding sequence ATGCAGTACACGAAGCTGGGCCGGACCGGCCTGGACGTCTCGCGGATCGCGCTCGGCTGCATGAGCTACGGGGAGCCGACGCGAGGCGGCCACGCGTGGACCCTCGACGAGGAGAGCTCGCGGCCCTTCATCCGGCAGGCGCTCGACGCCGGCATCACGTTCTTCGACACGGCGAACGTCTACTCCGACGGGACGAGCGAGGAGATCGTCGGGCGGGCGCTGGCCGAGATGGGTCGACGTGACGAGCTCGTGATCGCCACCAAGGTGCACGGCCGGATGCGACCGGGGCCCAACGGTGCCGGGCTCTCCCGCAAGGCGATCATGACCGAGATCGACCAGAGCCTGCGCCGGCTCGGCACCGACTACGTCGACCTGTACCAGATCCATCGATGGGACCCGACGACGCCGGTCGAGGAGACCATGGAGGCGCTGCACGACGTCGTCCGCTCGGGCAAGGCCCGGTACATCGGCGCGTCGTCGATGCACGCCTGGCAGTTCGCCAAGGCCCAGTACACCGCCGACCTGCACGGCTGGACCCGGTTCGCCACGATGCAGCCGCACTACAACCTGCTCTACCGCGAGGAGGAGCGGGAGATGCTGCCGTTCTGCCTCGACCAGGGTGTCGGTGTGATCCCGTGGAGCCCGCTGGCACGCGGCCGTCTGGCGCGGCCCTGGGACGTCACCACCGCGCGCAGCGAGACCGACGAGTTCGGCAAGCACCTGTACCTCGACGAGGACGAGACCATCGTCCAGGCGGTCGCCGAGGTCGCAGCAGCCCGAGACGTTCCGCAGGCCCAGGTCGCACTGGCGTGGATGCTGGCCCAGCCGGCGGTCACGGCACCGATCGTCGGTGCGACCAAGCCGCACCACCTGGCGGACGCGGTCGCCGCGCTCGATCTGACCCTGACCGGCGCCGAGCTCGAGAGCCTCGGGCGCCCGTACACCGTGCGCCCGATCGCCGGCTTCAGCTGA
- a CDS encoding glycoside hydrolase family 127 protein, with protein MNTPTTSDPGRLAAPCAPRTDDHLALRPVAIDQVAITGGFWGQWQHRNRDVTTPHALTWLERDGAMDNLRRLFAQDGGPERRGMLFSDSDLYKALEGIAWDLGREASPELEAIVDDAAHVLEQAQLDDGYLNSWVQAGMAERYADLTHGHEMYCAGHLIQAAVAHARTTGRESLLQVARRLADNLVREFGDRRRVDVDGHPEIETALVELYRHTGERSYLDLAQQFVDVRGYGVIGKGTFGSAYFQDDVPVREQDSVVGHSVRALYLMAGFVDLYLETGERALLEAAERQWASMVGEKTYITGAVGSRFEGEAFGDPFELPPDLIYGETCAGIASVMATWRLLLATGEGKYADLIERTMHNLFAASTNTAGDGFFYVNPVQRRRPWDAAPVDGKPLRSDAPGTRPAWFDCACCPPNIIRTVASLSTYLATVDDSGVQVHLYAPATMTLPMGSGQVRATVETDYPFDGTVTVRIEESTEQPWTLSLRIPAWSRGATIEVAGESRDATADGKGYVRVDRTWAAGDVVRLVLPMPVRLTVAHPAVDAVRGSVAIERGPVTYCLESPDQPEGVSLDSVELVAGGALRVTSRDDVLGGALVIEADGLVRDDSTWVGTPGWASLGEEPEASARPVTLTAVPYYLWANRGPSAMRVWVPLARS; from the coding sequence GTGAACACCCCGACCACGTCCGACCCCGGTCGCCTGGCGGCGCCGTGCGCGCCCCGGACGGACGACCACCTCGCCCTGCGCCCGGTCGCGATCGACCAGGTGGCGATCACCGGCGGCTTCTGGGGCCAGTGGCAGCACCGCAACCGCGACGTCACGACGCCGCACGCCCTGACGTGGCTCGAGCGCGACGGGGCGATGGACAACCTGCGCCGGCTCTTCGCCCAGGATGGCGGCCCCGAGCGTCGGGGGATGCTCTTCAGCGACTCCGACCTCTACAAGGCGCTCGAAGGCATCGCCTGGGACCTCGGCCGTGAGGCGTCGCCCGAGCTGGAGGCGATCGTCGACGACGCGGCGCACGTCCTGGAGCAGGCGCAGCTCGACGACGGGTACCTGAACTCCTGGGTGCAGGCCGGCATGGCCGAGCGCTACGCCGACCTGACGCACGGTCACGAGATGTACTGCGCCGGCCACCTGATCCAGGCCGCCGTCGCCCATGCGCGGACCACCGGACGCGAGTCGCTCCTGCAGGTGGCTCGTCGGCTCGCGGACAACCTCGTGCGGGAGTTCGGCGACCGGCGCCGGGTCGACGTCGACGGGCACCCCGAGATCGAGACCGCCCTGGTCGAGCTCTACCGGCACACCGGTGAGCGCAGCTACCTCGACCTGGCCCAGCAGTTCGTCGACGTCCGCGGCTACGGCGTCATCGGCAAGGGCACCTTCGGTTCGGCGTACTTCCAGGACGACGTCCCGGTCCGCGAGCAGGACTCCGTCGTCGGGCACTCGGTTCGCGCGCTGTACCTGATGGCCGGCTTCGTCGACCTCTACCTGGAGACGGGCGAGCGGGCGCTCCTCGAGGCGGCCGAGCGCCAGTGGGCGTCGATGGTCGGCGAGAAGACCTACATCACCGGTGCGGTCGGCTCGCGGTTCGAGGGTGAGGCCTTCGGTGACCCGTTCGAGCTGCCGCCGGACCTGATCTACGGCGAGACGTGCGCGGGGATCGCCAGCGTCATGGCGACCTGGCGGCTGCTGCTGGCCACGGGGGAGGGCAAGTACGCGGACCTCATCGAGCGCACGATGCACAACCTCTTCGCCGCCTCGACGAACACGGCCGGTGACGGCTTCTTCTACGTCAACCCCGTGCAGCGACGTCGGCCCTGGGATGCCGCACCCGTGGACGGCAAGCCGTTGCGCTCGGACGCCCCGGGTACCCGCCCGGCGTGGTTCGACTGCGCGTGCTGCCCGCCCAACATCATCCGGACCGTGGCCTCGCTGAGCACCTACCTGGCGACGGTCGACGACTCCGGGGTGCAGGTGCACCTCTACGCGCCGGCGACGATGACTCTCCCGATGGGCTCGGGTCAGGTGCGCGCGACGGTCGAGACGGACTACCCCTTCGACGGCACCGTCACGGTGCGCATCGAGGAGTCGACCGAGCAGCCCTGGACGTTGTCCCTGCGCATCCCGGCGTGGAGCCGGGGTGCGACGATCGAGGTCGCCGGTGAGTCACGCGACGCGACGGCCGATGGCAAGGGATACGTCCGCGTCGACCGCACCTGGGCCGCCGGCGACGTCGTGCGCCTCGTGCTGCCGATGCCGGTGCGCCTGACGGTCGCGCACCCCGCGGTGGATGCGGTACGGGGCAGCGTCGCGATCGAGCGCGGACCCGTGACCTACTGCCTGGAGAGCCCCGACCAGCCCGAGGGCGTCAGCCTGGACTCGGTCGAGCTCGTCGCCGGCGGTGCGCTGCGGGTGACCTCCCGGGACGACGTCCTCGGCGGGGCTCTGGTGATCGAGGCCGACGGTCTGGTCCGCGACGACAGCACGTGGGTGGGCACGCCCGGCTGGGCCTCGCTCGGCGAGGAGCCTGAGGCGTCGGCCCGGCCGGTGACGCTCACCGCTGTGCCGTACTACCTGTGGGCCAACCGCGGACCGTCGGCGATGCGCGTGTGGGTCCCGCTGGCGAGGTCGTAG
- a CDS encoding sulfite exporter TauE/SafE family protein, producing the protein MPPFALLGLSLPDLTLLALAAALLGLSKTAVPGAATITVAVFAAVLPARASTGVLLVLLILGDLFAVWTYRAHADWPVLRRLVPAVLAGVALGTLFLAVAGDTTVRRVIGVILLLLVAVTFVRRARARPAARERPGGAGRFETSSYGALAGFTTMVANAGGPVMSLYLLAAGFSMSRFLGTTAWFFFAVNVAKAPFSVSLGLISLESLQLDLLLAPAIVIGALAGRPLARRIDQRLFDRLVLALTVLSAAYLLMA; encoded by the coding sequence GTGCCTCCGTTCGCGCTGCTGGGTCTGTCGCTGCCCGACCTGACCCTGCTCGCCCTCGCGGCAGCCTTGCTGGGGCTGAGCAAGACCGCCGTGCCCGGTGCGGCCACCATCACCGTCGCCGTCTTCGCGGCCGTGCTCCCGGCCAGGGCGTCCACCGGGGTGCTGCTCGTCCTGCTGATCCTTGGGGACCTCTTCGCGGTGTGGACCTATCGCGCCCATGCCGACTGGCCGGTGCTGCGCCGGCTGGTGCCCGCGGTTCTCGCCGGGGTCGCGCTCGGCACGCTGTTCCTGGCGGTCGCCGGGGACACCACCGTGCGGCGCGTCATCGGGGTGATCCTCCTGCTGCTCGTCGCCGTGACCTTCGTGCGCCGTGCCCGCGCCCGCCCGGCAGCACGCGAGCGGCCGGGTGGGGCCGGGCGGTTCGAGACCAGCAGCTACGGCGCCCTGGCGGGCTTCACGACGATGGTCGCCAACGCCGGCGGTCCGGTGATGTCCCTGTACCTGCTCGCAGCCGGGTTCTCGATGAGCAGGTTCCTCGGCACGACGGCGTGGTTCTTCTTCGCCGTCAACGTCGCCAAGGCGCCGTTCTCGGTGTCCCTCGGCCTGATCAGCCTCGAGTCGCTGCAGCTCGACCTGCTCCTGGCGCCGGCGATCGTCATCGGCGCACTGGCCGGCCGGCCCCTGGCGCGGCGGATCGACCAGAGGCTCTTCGACCGCCTCGTCCTTGCCCTGACGGTCCTGTCAGCGGCGTACCTGCTCATGGCGTAA
- a CDS encoding alpha/beta fold hydrolase: MDPTPRTPPTPGIDPAPGTDPAPGAREALSGDAMWPMELVHVLGHDVAVLDVGSGDRAVVLVHGISVPSRCFGPLVRTLATTTRVIVLDLPGFGRSGRPSAALSIEEHAAVVEALVARSGLVLPVLVGHSTGAQVVTEVAARNPGLAQRVVLIGPVAEPLAPSALREAWLLVRDARREAAGANRIMVGDWLRSGPRRHLGRVPTQPGHRLEDRMGDVAEQVLLVRGELDPVSPPAYLQRLAALARDAAVVEVADEGHLAMYRRPEVVAELCRRAPR, translated from the coding sequence ATGGACCCGACACCGAGGACCCCACCGACGCCGGGCATCGACCCGGCCCCGGGCACCGACCCGGCCCCGGGTGCGCGCGAGGCGCTCAGCGGCGACGCGATGTGGCCGATGGAGCTGGTCCACGTGCTCGGCCACGACGTGGCGGTGCTCGACGTCGGCTCGGGTGACCGGGCCGTCGTCCTGGTGCACGGCATCAGCGTCCCGTCCCGGTGCTTCGGCCCGCTCGTCCGGACGCTGGCGACGACGACCCGGGTGATCGTCCTCGACCTGCCGGGCTTCGGTCGCAGCGGGCGACCGTCCGCCGCCCTGTCGATCGAGGAGCACGCAGCCGTCGTCGAGGCGCTGGTGGCACGGAGCGGGCTCGTGCTACCGGTCCTCGTCGGGCACTCGACGGGTGCCCAGGTGGTCACCGAGGTCGCCGCCCGCAACCCCGGGCTGGCGCAGCGGGTCGTGCTGATCGGTCCGGTGGCCGAGCCGCTCGCCCCGTCCGCGCTGCGCGAGGCGTGGCTGCTCGTGCGGGACGCCCGTCGCGAGGCGGCCGGCGCGAACCGGATCATGGTCGGTGACTGGCTGCGCTCCGGGCCCCGGCGTCATCTCGGGCGGGTGCCGACCCAGCCGGGCCACCGGCTCGAGGACCGCATGGGCGACGTCGCGGAGCAGGTGCTGCTGGTCCGCGGCGAGCTCGACCCGGTGAGCCCACCCGCCTACCTGCAGCGGCTGGCGGCGCTCGCCCGCGACGCCGCCGTCGTGGAGGTCGCCGACGAGGGTCACCTCGCGATGTACCGCCGCCCGGAGGTCGTCGCCGAGCTGTGCCGTCGGGCTCCGCGCTGA
- a CDS encoding NAD(P)-dependent oxidoreductase yields MTGRVAVTGATGKLGRAVVADLLAHGWDVLSIDRMRPVGFDGEFVAADLTDHAQVLEILTGGVDEHPGALDALVHLAAIPAPGIVTNSATFANNAAASWNVFNAARAARIRNVVWASSETVLGLPFDVAPPYVPVDEEYRGRPETTYSLVKALEEEMAHHLCRWDPQLKMIGLRFSNVMEPGDYAAFASFDADAQLRKWNLWAYIDARDGAQAVRRALDHDAPGLDVFVIANADTVMSRSSGELVAEVYPGVEVRKELGEHETLLSIDKARRVLGYEPEHSWRDRASW; encoded by the coding sequence ATGACCGGCCGGGTGGCAGTCACCGGGGCAACCGGAAAGCTCGGGCGCGCCGTCGTCGCCGACCTGCTGGCCCACGGGTGGGACGTCCTGTCGATCGACCGGATGCGGCCGGTCGGCTTCGACGGTGAGTTCGTCGCCGCCGACCTGACGGACCACGCCCAGGTGCTCGAGATCCTGACCGGCGGCGTCGACGAGCACCCGGGAGCGCTCGACGCGCTGGTCCACCTGGCGGCGATCCCGGCCCCCGGCATCGTGACCAACTCGGCGACCTTCGCGAACAACGCCGCAGCGTCGTGGAACGTGTTCAACGCGGCGCGCGCGGCCAGGATCCGCAACGTCGTGTGGGCCTCGAGCGAGACCGTGCTCGGCCTGCCGTTCGACGTCGCGCCGCCCTACGTGCCGGTGGACGAGGAGTACCGCGGACGGCCCGAGACGACGTACTCGCTCGTCAAGGCGCTCGAGGAGGAGATGGCGCACCACCTGTGCCGGTGGGACCCGCAGCTGAAGATGATCGGGCTGCGCTTCTCCAACGTGATGGAGCCGGGTGACTACGCCGCCTTCGCGTCGTTCGACGCCGACGCCCAGCTGCGCAAGTGGAACCTGTGGGCCTACATCGATGCCCGGGACGGGGCTCAGGCCGTGCGCCGCGCCCTGGACCACGACGCACCCGGCCTCGACGTGTTCGTCATCGCCAACGCCGACACCGTGATGAGCCGGTCGAGCGGAGAGCTCGTCGCCGAGGTCTACCCGGGCGTCGAGGTCCGCAAGGAGCTCGGCGAGCACGAGACGCTGCTGTCGATCGACAAGGCGCGTCGGGTCCTCGGCTACGAGCCGGAGCACTCGTGGCGGGACCGCGCCTCCTGGTAG
- a CDS encoding sugar ABC transporter substrate-binding protein yields the protein MTTHPNRRRTAVLLSLALPLSIAACSSDATPSGDSTESSAGGSADDGTELTMWVRSATDDFSTRLVDEYNKTHENQVTLTVIPNDNYLQKVGTAAGAGALPDILAADVVYSPNYTSQNLYLDITDRVAALDYAGDLAPSHLAAGSWEDKLYAVPHKLDSSVMYYNKDLFTAAGLDPEKPPTNFAEVLEYSRAITALGDGTYGFQLAGNCGGCGVYSLFPYAWASGAEVLSADGLTADFDNDVFREIFALYRTMWEEELVPSNNLTEDGSTWQTAFIAGDIGILPHGSPIAGDLMKEADFEWGVTSLMAPDGSATSTFVGGDVAGITATSDNADAAWNFLEWTLSEEAQVEIIAKNGDLPGRLDLTDNQYTASDPRLKFIADGLVNGETPFALPFGDLFNNPNGPWVELMRGAIFGDDPEGAITDGQVKIQAGLDAANS from the coding sequence ATGACCACCCACCCCAACCGCCGCAGGACTGCCGTCCTGCTCTCCCTCGCGCTCCCCCTCTCGATCGCGGCCTGCAGCTCGGACGCCACCCCCAGCGGCGACAGCACCGAGAGCAGCGCCGGCGGATCTGCGGACGACGGCACCGAGCTGACCATGTGGGTCCGCTCCGCGACGGACGACTTCAGCACGCGACTCGTCGACGAGTACAACAAGACCCACGAGAACCAGGTCACCCTGACCGTCATCCCGAACGACAACTACCTGCAGAAGGTCGGCACGGCCGCCGGCGCCGGTGCGCTGCCGGACATCCTCGCGGCCGACGTCGTCTACTCGCCGAACTACACCAGCCAGAACCTGTACCTGGACATCACCGACCGCGTCGCGGCGCTCGACTACGCGGGCGACCTCGCGCCGTCGCACCTCGCAGCGGGCAGCTGGGAGGACAAGCTCTACGCGGTGCCTCACAAGCTGGACTCGTCCGTCATGTACTACAACAAGGACCTGTTCACCGCCGCCGGGCTCGACCCCGAGAAGCCGCCGACGAACTTCGCGGAGGTCCTCGAGTACTCCCGTGCGATCACCGCGCTGGGTGACGGCACGTACGGCTTCCAGCTGGCCGGCAACTGCGGCGGCTGCGGCGTCTACTCGCTCTTCCCCTACGCCTGGGCCTCCGGGGCCGAGGTGCTCTCTGCAGACGGTCTGACGGCCGACTTCGACAACGACGTGTTCCGGGAGATCTTCGCCCTGTACCGGACCATGTGGGAGGAGGAGCTGGTTCCGTCCAACAACCTGACCGAGGACGGGTCGACCTGGCAGACCGCCTTCATCGCCGGTGACATCGGCATCCTTCCGCACGGCTCGCCGATCGCCGGTGACCTGATGAAGGAGGCGGACTTCGAGTGGGGCGTCACGTCCCTGATGGCGCCGGACGGCTCGGCGACCTCGACCTTCGTCGGCGGCGACGTCGCCGGCATCACGGCCACCTCGGACAACGCCGACGCGGCATGGAACTTCCTCGAGTGGACGCTGAGCGAGGAGGCCCAGGTCGAGATCATCGCGAAGAACGGTGACCTGCCCGGCCGTCTCGACCTCACGGACAACCAGTACACCGCCTCCGACCCGCGTCTGAAGTTCATCGCCGACGGCCTGGTCAACGGTGAGACCCCGTTCGCCCTTCCCTTCGGTGACCTGTTCAACAACCCGAACGGGCCCTGGGTCGAGCTGATGCGTGGTGCGATCTTCGGTGACGACCCGGAGGGCGCCATCACGGACGGCCAGGTGAAGATCCAGGCCGGGCTCGACGCAGCCAACAGCTAG